CGGGTCGCTGTTGGAGCCGACGCGCGCCATGCGGCCGGGGACGCTCACGCCGTCGTTGGCATCGGCGTAAAGATGCCCGGCGAGCGCGATTTGCCGCTGGTTGGACATGCACGTCGTGGCGCGCGCCGCGCGTTTGCCCTTGCCGAGCACAGGCAGCAACATCCCCGAAAGCGTGGCGATGATGGCGATCACCACAAGGAGTTCGATGAGCGTGAAGCCGTGGCGCGAAGGTCGCATCAGATGGCAGGGTTGATGGGCGCGGGCCGCCGGTGATCAATCGAGCACGGGGTCGTTCAGTCGTTCGGACCCG
The Verrucomicrobiota bacterium DNA segment above includes these coding regions:
- a CDS encoding type II secretion system protein, coding for MRPSRHGFTLIELLVVIAIIATLSGMLLPVLGKGKRAARATTCMSNQRQIALAGHLYADANDGVSVPGRMARVGSNSDP